One window from the genome of Amaranthus tricolor cultivar Red isolate AtriRed21 chromosome 9, ASM2621246v1, whole genome shotgun sequence encodes:
- the LOC130823224 gene encoding uncharacterized mitochondrial protein AtMg00810-like, whose protein sequence is MDCDFFESSYYYPQLSPQEEIQVGNPTIVATEDIVHLPPQTTPVLYELPPRSMRSIPLRRYDPEFEKQRSLYPINHGNVDNLSISVVAFNATLRSFYERTIGLLDEYGLGEGCRFKKALYGVKQSPRAWFGRFTTTMKKFGYEKSNSDHTLFLKKEKGRITCLIICVDNMVITGNNEEEISDLKKLFMEFEMKDLGNLKYFLRIKVLRSRRGIFINQKKYILDLLAEIGMLDCKPAEIPIVANLRLQTVQDRELADKEQYQKLAGKLIYLSHNRPNISYAAGVISRFMHLPQVTHMDTVIRILRYLKGTSSRGVFFKKNDHLDLMAYTDADWVGDRDSMKSTLGYFTLVGGNLVTWRSKKQNVVALSRVEAEFRGIAKRITEILWLKKLLCELNFPPKKACKLFCDNQAAINSVQHD, encoded by the exons atggattgtgacttctttgagAGTTCATACTACTACCCCCAACTTAGTCCTCAGGAGGAGATT CAAGTTGGTAATCCCACAATTGTTGCCACTGAAGATATAGTTCATCTTCCTCCTCAGACTACTCCTGTCCT ATATGAGTTACCCCCAAGGAGCATGAGGAGTATTCCACTAAGAAGATATGACCCTGAGTTTGAAAAACAGAGGTCTCTATACCCCATCAATCATGGTAATGTTGATAATCTATCCATTTCTGTTGTTGCTTTTAATGCCACCTT aagaagtttTTATGAAAGAACCATCGGGTTATTAGATGAATATGGATTAGGAGAGGGGTGCAGATTCAAGAAAGCATTGTATGGTGTGAAACAATCTCCGCGAGCATGGTTTGGTAGGTTTACCACAACAATGAAGAAGTTTGGTTACGAGAAAAGTAACTCAGATCACACTTTGTTCTTGAAGAAAGAGAAAGGAAGGATTACCTGTTTGATAATCTGTGTCGACAATATGGTCATCACTgggaacaatgaagaagagaTTAGTGACCTGAAGAAGTTGTTTATGGAGTTCGAAATGAAAGACCTaggaaatttgaaatatttcctCAGGATTAAAGTTTTAAGGTCAAGACGAGGAATCTTCATCAATCAGAAGAAGTACATACTTGATCTCCTAGCAGAAATTGGGATGCTTGATTGTAAGCCAGCTGAAATACCAATTGTAGCCAACCTTCGCCTTCAGACAGTACAAGATAGAGAACTAGCCGATAAAGAACAGTACCAGAAGTTGGCGGGAAAACTCATCTACCTATCTCATAATAGACCCAATATTTCATATGCTGCTGGAGTAATTAGTAGATTCATGCATCTCCCACAAGTAACACACATGGATACAGTAATAAGGATTCTTAGATATTTGAAGGGCACTAGTAGCAGAGGGGTCTTCTTTAAGAAAAATGATCATCTTGATCTCATGGCTTACACAGATGCAGACTGGGTAGGTGATCGGGATAGTATGAAGTCTACCTTAGGGTACTTCACCCTGGTAGGAGGAAACCTAGTCACTTGGAGAAGTAAGAAGCAGAATGTTGTAGCTCTATCACGTGTTGAGGCAGAGTTTAGGGGAATAGCCAAAAGAATAACTGAGATTTTATGGCTCAAGAAACTCCTGTGTGAATTGAACTTCCCGCCAAAGAAAGCTTGTAAATTATTCTGTGATAATCAAGCAGCCATCAACTCAGTTCAACATGATTGA